Within Cyanobium sp. AMD-g, the genomic segment TCCACCGCGGGCGGCAGCAATGGCTATGTGGCCCCCGCCAGCATCGGCATCGCCGGCAGCTGGAAGGCCACCGTGGGCACCAGCCTGCTGAGTGGCGCCGCCATGGCGCCCGATGGGGCGATGGCCAAGGCCCTGCTGCCCGGCTCTCCCCAGGGCTTCAACCGCCGCCAGAGCCTGCCGCGTCCCGTGCAACTGCTCCGGGATCCCAGCGAAACCCAGGTCCAGGAGGTGGTGCAGGCGGTCTACCGCCAGCTGCTCAACCGCGTGCCTTTCGCCGCCGAACGGCAGATGGATCCGGAATCCCAGCTGCGGGATGGCCAGCTCTCGGTGGCCGAGTTCGTCTCCCAGATCGCCGGCAGTGATCTGTTCCAGCAGCGTCTCCAGCGGATGGCCCCCCTGCGGGCGGCCTCGGCCGCCTACCTGGCCCTGCTCGGCCGTGCCGCCATGCCGGCGGAAGTGAGCCGATTCCTCGCCACCCGCGCCACCGCCGGCCAGCAGGCCGCAGTGGCCGAACTGCTCAACGCCCGGGAGTACGCCTCGGCCTTCGGCCGGGACACCGTGCCCTATCTTCGCGGCCTGGCCACCGAAGATGGCGTCCCCCTCACCACGGTGAACCGCACGGCCTCCCTGTACGGCGGCAATGGGGGTCTCACCCCCTCGGTGCGGGGTGCGATCTGATCGCCCCCCACCCGATCGAGGCTCGCCCCTGAAGGCAGCGGATTCCATGCTTTAGCGATCCCCCGGGTCAGCCCCGGGGGGTTTCTTTTGGCCCGTCTCTACAACGAGACGGGGAGATTGGGCTGCCAATGCGCTTGCGGTGCGTCAGAGGGCGACAACAAGAGATGAACTATTGCTGCGCTGGAATGGTGTTAAGAACTCCCGTGAAAGCCGTTGCAAGCCAAGGGATCTCGCCAACTCATCCGCCGTGAAGAACTGTTACCGGCCCCCATGGGAGCGCGGGGCCTTGCCACAGAATGATGCGACGGTCGGCCAAGCCGATCACCCTTACCCACCGGATACCGGTCTCCTTCACGGTGACCGCTTGTTTCGAGGCAGAACTGCATGAGCATCGTCTCCAACTCGATCATCAACGCGGACGCCGAAGCCCGCTACCTCAGCCCTGGCGAACTTGACCAGATCAAGTCGTTCGTGGCAGGGGGTCAGCGTCGTCTGCGCGTCGCCCAGGTCCTGGCTGAAAGCCGGGAGCGCATCGTGAAGCAGGCCGGAGGCCAGCTTTTCCAGAAGCGCCCCGATCTCGTTTCCCCCGGCGGCAACGCCTACGGGGAGGAGATGACGGCTTCCTGCCTGCGCGACATGGACTACTACCTGCGCCTGGTCACCTACGGCGTGGTCGCCGGGGATGTGACCCCGATCGAAGAGATCGGCGTCATCGGGGCCCGCGAGATGTATCGCGCCCTCGGCACCCCCCTCGAAGCCATGGCGGAAGCCGTGCGCGAGATGAAGACCGCAGCCACAGGGCTCCTCACCGGCTCCGATGCCGAAGAGGCCGGCTTCTACTTCGACTACGTGGTCGGCGCCCTCTCCTGAGGTTTCACCTCCCTCCCGTCCATCGCCATCAAACCCAGGATCCATGCAAGACGCCATCACCAACGTCATCAACCAGGCCGACGTCCAGGGGCTCTATCTCGACGGCGGCTCCATGGGGCGCCTCGAGCAGTACTTCGCCAGCGGTGAGCTGCGGGTGCGTGCCGCCGCCACCATCAGCGCCAACGCTTCGGCCATCATCAAGGAAGCCGTCGCCAAGGCCCTGCTCTACTCGGACATCACCCGTCCGGGCGGCAACATGTACACCACCCGTCGGTACGCGGCCTGCATCCGCGACCTCGACTACTACCTCCGCTACGCCACCTACGCCATGCTGGCCGGTGACACGTCGATCCTCGACGAGCGCGTGCTGAACGGCCTCAAGGAGACCTACAACTCCCTGGGTGTGCCCATCGGCGCCACGGTGCAGTCGATCCAGGCCATGAAGGAAACCACCGCCTCCCTCGTCGGCCCCGATGCCGGTCGTGAGATGGGCGTCTACTTCGACTACATCAGCTCCGGCCTGGGCAACTGATCCCCAGCAACGCCCCCACCACGGCACGTTTTCCGAGGATCACCCCATGCGCCTGTTCAAGATCACGGCCTGCATCCCCTGCCCCGATAAGGCGCGCAGTCAAAGGGAACTGCAGAACACCTACTTCACCAAGTGGGTGCCTTATCACAGCTGGTTCGCTGAGCAGCAGCGGATCATGAAGCAGGGCGGCAGGATCCTGAAGGTGGAACTGGCCACCGGCCGTCGTCAGCAGAACTGCGGCAACTGAGTGCCCCTGGCACCATCGCTTCAGCGCCCGGCCCATGGCCGGGCTTTTTTGTGCCTCGACCCACGCCAACCCGCAGAGAAGGAGAAATGTTCGGCGTGACTCGACAAACCCGCCCTCGTCACGGCTGAATGGGCCATTCCCGGATCCGTGCCGCGGCCTTGTCCACTTCTTCGCCACGCCTGCTCCACGGCCGCCCCGGCGCCGGCTTGATGCCGCTGCCCTGGCAGCAATGGCCGGCAGAAGCCCGCCTGCTGCTGGGCCTGGTGGCCCTCTGGAGCCTGCTGGGCCTGCTGGTGCTCACCTCCGCCAGCTGGTGGGTGGCCGAACGGGAGATGGGAGACGGGGCCTACTACGTCAAGCGCCAGGCCATCTGGCTGGTGGCCAGTTGGGGGCTGCTCTGGCTGGCCATGCGCACGACGATGCGGCGCTGGCTGCACCTGGCGGCACCGGCCCTGCTGGTGGGCGCCCTGATGGTGGCCGCCACCCTCGTCGTCGGCACCACCGTCAACGGGGCCAGCCGCTGGCTGGTGCTCGGCCCCGTGCAGTTGCAGCCCTCGGAGCTGATCAAGCCCTTCATCGTGCTGCAGGGCGCCGTGATCTTCTCCCACTGGCGCCGCATCGCCCTTGACCAGAAACTTCTCTGGATCGGCATCTTCGGGGTGGTGATCCTGCTGATCCTCAAGCAGCCCAACCTGAGCACCGCCGCCCTGCTCGGCCTGCTGCTCTGGCTGATGGCCCTGGCCGGCGGACTGCCCCTGACGCTGCTGCTGGGGGCCGCCGGCGGCGGTGTCGTGCTGGGCAGCGTCAGCATCATGATCAACCCTTACCAGCTGGCCCGGGTGAGCTCCTTCCTGGATCCCTGGCGGGTCGCCCAAGGCGACGGCTACCAGCTCGTGCAGAGCCTGCTGGCCATCGGTTCGGGGGGGGTGCTCGGCTCGGGCTTCGGGCTGTCCACCCAGAAACTCCAGTACCTGCCGATCCAGACCACCGACTTCATCTTCGCCGTGTTTGCCGAGGAGTTCGGCTACATCGGCTCGGTGATGCTGCTGTTGTTCCTGGTGATCTTCGGTTTCGTGGGTCTGAGGGTGGCCCTGGCCTGCCGCAGCAACCAGCATCGGCTGGTCGCCATCGGCTGCACCACCTTGCTGGTGGGCCAGTCGATCCTCAACATCGCCGTGGCCAGCGGCTCCATGCCCACCACCGGCCTGCCCCTGCCGATGATCAGCTACGGCGGCAACTCCCTGCTGAGCAGCCTCTTCCTGGCCGGGTTGCTGCTGCGCTGCTCCCTGGAGTCCTCCGGTCTCGAGCCGGTCCGTCCCCGGCGCCGGGCCCAACGGCCTGCCCCGATAGGCTGAGCCCTGCTGCCACACCTGACCGGCCATGCTCAGTTCCGGGCTGCCGTTCGCCGACTGGGCCCGCAGCAGTGAACTGCTGCTCCAGGGCTCCCTGTCCCACCCCGGCCCCCTGACCCTGGCGGTGGTGTTCAGCGGCGGCCTGCTGACCAGCCTCGGCCCCTGCTCCCTCTCGCTCCTGCCGGTCACCCTGGCCTACCTGGCCGGTTTCGGCACAGAGCCGCAGGGCCGTGCCCCCTGGCAGCGCAGCGTCAGCTTCGCCGCCGGCATCGTGGCGGCCCTGGTGCTGCTGGGCCTGGCCAGTGGCCTGATGGGTCGCCTCTACGGCCGCATCCCCGGCCAGCTGCCCCTGCTGGTGGCCGTCGTGGCCGTGGTGATGGGGCTCAATCTGCTGGGCCTGGTGCGGCTGCCCCTGCCGGCCGGGCCCGACCCCGAGCGCTGGCGGCGGCTGGTGCCGGCGCCACTGGCCCCCCTGGCGGCTGGCCTGGCCTTCGGCCTGGCCGCCACTCCTTGCACCACCCCGGTGCTGGCCGTGCTGCTGGCCTGGATGGCCCAGAGCGGCCAGCCCCTCGTCGGCATGCTGCTGCTCTGCAGCTTCGGTGCCGGCCAGGTGCTGCCCCTGCTGCTGGCCGGCACCGTGGCCGCCTCCCTGCCAGGCCTGCTGCAGCTGCGCCAACTCGGCCAGTGGGTGCCACCGATCAGTGGCGTGGTGCTGCTCGCCAGCGGCGGCCTCACCCTGCTGTCGGTGCTGCCATGACCAGCACCACCACCGCCCCCTGGCGCCCCCTGCAGCGCCTGGCCGGCTGGATCTCCGACCTGCGCCTGGCCATCGGCCTGCTGCTGATCATCGCCCTGGCCAGCGGCGTCGGCACGGCCATCCCCCAGAAGGAGGAGGCGGCCTTTTACCACCAGCTCTACGACCCCAAACCCTGGCTGGGCCTGCTGGGCGGCGACGGGGTGCTGCGCCTGCAGCTGGACCACGTCTATTCCAGTGGCTGGTTCCTGGGCCTGCTGGCCTGGCTGGGCCTGTCCCTGATCCTGTGCAGCTGGCGTCGCCAGTGGCCCGCCCTGCAGGCCTCCCTGCGCTGGATCGACTACAGCAGCCCCCGCCAGCTGAGCAAGCTGAGCGTGGCCGAAACCTTCGTCACGGCCGAGCCCGTCGCCGGCCTGGAGCGGCTGGAGGCCGATCTGCGCCGTTCGGGCTGGCAGATCCGCCGCCAGGACGATCGCCTGGCGGCCCGCCGCGGCGTGCTGGGCCGGGTGGGCCCATTGCTCGTCCATGCCGGCATGGTGGTGCTGATGGTGGGGGCGGCCTGGGGCGCCCTGGGCGGCCAGCGCCTGGAGCGCTTCCTGGCCCCCGGCCGGGAGCTGGAACTGCTCGACAGCCGCGGCAGCACCCAGGTGACCCTGGCCCTCGACGACTTCCGCATCCAGCGGGATCCGGCCGGCCGGCCGGAGCAGTTCTCCTCCAGCCTGCGGCTGATCCCCCCCAGCGCCACCGCCCCCCCGACCACAGCCGCCATCAGCGTCAACCATCCCCTGCGTTACCGGGGCATGACCCTGTACCAGGCGGACTGGTCCCTGGCAACGATCAGCCTGCAACTGGGGCGCAGCCCGGTTCTTGAGCTGCCCCTGCAGAGCTTCCCCCAGCTTGGCGATCAACTCTGGGGGCTGGTGCTGCCCACCCGCCCCGATGGCTCCGAGCCGGTGCTGCTGAGCCTCACCAGCGAACAGGGGCCGGTGCAGGTATTCGGCCCCGACGGCGAGGCCCTGGCCCAGCTGGTGCCCGGTGGGGAGGCCCAGGAGGTGAAGGGTCTGCCGATCCGGGTGGCGAGCGTGCTGCCGGCCAGCGGCATCCTGCTCAAGCGCGATCCCGGCGTGCCCCTCGTCTACACCGGCTTCGCCATCGCCCTGCTGGGCGGCGGCCTCAGCCTGGTGGCCACCCGCCAGCTCTGGGCGATCGCCGATGGGTCCGGCGGCCGGCTGCACGTGGCGGGCCTCTGCAACCGCAACCTCACGGGCTTCGCCGCAGAGCTGCCGGCCCTGCTGCAGCAGCTCGAACCCCAGCCCTGACTCAGCAGGGCTGGCGCACCCCATGGCTGACCCGCACCACGGTGTGAACGTTGCCGCGGGGGTTGAAATCGGCCTCCAACTGCATCCAGGCCGGATCGCAGGCGGCCACCAGGTCGTCGAGGATCCGGTTGGCCGCCTCCTCGTGGGAGATCGAACGGTTGCGGTAGCTGTTGATATACAGCTTGAGCGCCTTGAGTTCCAGCACCCGGGGCCCCGGCTGATAAAGCAGCCGCAGGACGGCGAAATCGGGATAACCGGAGAAGGGGCAGGTGCAGGTGAACTCCGGCAGCTCGATCGCCACTTCGTAGGGCCGCCCCAGCCGCGGATTGGGGAAACAGATCAGCTGCGCCTCGGCGATGGCCCGCTCGCCGTAGGGGGGCGTCACGGTCTGGGGCTCGTCGGCGACACCGGAAGCCATGGTCAGGGGGACAGGGAAACGGATTTTGACCGTACAGGAGCTGTCGGATGGCGCGGAGACCCCTTCGGTGCTCCGGCCCGCCCGTCAGCAGCCCGGAGTTCACGTAGCAACCGTTACGACGACCCCGGCAAGGCTCGGCGGTAATGGAGCCGTCCCCTGCCCAGGGGGGGACTCTGAGAGACTCCAACCGTCGCCTTCCTGACCGCAGCACAGCCATGAAGAAAATCGAGGCCATCATCCGCCCCTTCAAACTCGAGGACGTGAAGATCGCCCTTGTCAACGCGGGCATCGTTGGCATGACCGTCAGCGAGGTTCGCGGATTCGGTCGACAGAAAGGGCAGGTGGAGCGCTATCGCGGATCCGAATTCACGGTCGAATTCCTGCAGAAACTCAAACTCGAAATCGTCGTCGACGATGAACGGGTGGCCACGGTGGTCCAGGCGGTCCAGGATGCGGCCCGCACCGGTGAGATCGGCGACGGCAAGATCTTCATCAGCACCGTCGACTCGGTGATCCGGATCCGCACCGGCGACCTCGACAGCGGCGCCATCTGAGCCCGCTCCTGCCGGCCTGACCCTGGCCGAGGGCCCCTCAGCCCTCGGCCAGACTGTCCTTCGATGGTCTGTCCTTGGCAAGGGTGTCCTTCACCAGGGCTGCGATCCTGCCTGACCAGTCCGTCCCTTCGGCAGGAGGTTCGCCGCTTGCCCCGGGCGGGACCAGCCACAGCAGATATTCGTGGTTGCCGGCTGGCCCGGTCAGGGGTGAGGCCACCAGTCCGGCCGGATGCCAGGACAGCTCCCGGGCCGCCGCGATCACGGTGGCGATGGCATCGGCATGGGCGGCCGGATCCCGAACCACCCCCCCCTTGCCCACCCGCTGGCGGCCCACCTCGAACTGGGGCTTGACCAGCAGCAGCGCTTCGCCGCCCTGCAGCAGCAGGGCCCGCAGGGCCGGCAGCACCCGGGTGAGGGAAATGAACGACACATCGGCGACGGCCAGGTCGGGCCACGGGTCCGCTTCGCCATAGAGGGCCTCCGGAGTGAGGTGGCGCAGGTTGGTGCGCTCCCGCAGCACCACCCGTTCATCCGTGCGCAGGCTCCAGGCCGTCTGGCCGTAGCCCACATCGATCCCGTATACCCTCACAGCCCCGTGCTGCAGCAGGCAGTCGCTGAAGCCGCCGGTGGAGATGCCGCCGTCGAGGCACACCCGGCCTTCCACCTGGATCGGCAGGACCGCCAGGGCCCCCTCCAGCTTCTCGCCCCCCCGGGAGACGAACCGGGGCGGCTGCTCCACCTCCAGCACCAGGGAGTCGGCCACCTCGGTGCCGGGCTTGTCGAGCACTTCGCCGCCACCGCGCACCCGGCCCGCCCGGATCAGCTGCTGGGCCTGCTGGCGGCTGGCGACCAGCCCCAGATCCACCAGGCGGCGATCGAGCCGTTCCTTACGGGCCATGCTGCGTTTCGGCCATGGGTGCTGCCGCTCCACCGGCATGTTGTCATCGAACTGCCACCCAAACCGAACAAAAACCGATGACCGGAGGGTTCGACGCGGAACAGTCGCAGGATGGCTCCAGTCTTCCTCCGGTTTCATCCCATGGCAGCCCCCGGATCCAACGTGGTGGAGCTGCTCCACCCCGGAAGCTTCGTGAGGCTGCGGGACCATCCGGAGGATCTGCCCCCCTTCCAGCTGATCCGCCGCCGCGGCACCCGCTGCTGGGTGCGGCAGCAGGCCTGGGGCTCGATGGTGCACCTGGAGCTCCCCTACCGTCGCCTCACCGCCGCCGCCTGAGCCGGAGGGGGCGGCTCGATAGGTTGGTGGATCCTTCGCCACCGCCCGGCCCTTGATCGAGCGTTACACCCTCCCGGAGATGGGCGGCCTCTGGAGCGAGGAAGCCAAGTTCCGCAGCTGGCTCGAGGTGGAGATCGCCGCCTGCCAGGCCAACGCCGAGCTGGGCCGGGTGCCGGCCGAAGCGATGGCTGCCATCCGCGACAAGGCGGCCTTTGAGGTGCCCCGCATCCTGGAGATCGAGGCGGAGGTACGCCACGACGTCATCGCCTTCCTCACCAACGTCAACGAGCACGTCGGTGATGCGGGCCGGTACATCCATGTGGGCATGACCAGCTCCGACGTGCTGGACACCGGCCTGGCCCTGCAGCTCAAAGCCTCGGTGGCGGTGCTGCGCACCGAGCTCGATGGCCTCGCCGACGCCCTGCGGGAACTGGCCCGGGCCCACAAGGACACGGTGATGATCGGCCGCTCCCACGCCATCCACGGCGAACCGATCACCTTCGGCTTCAAGGTGGCCGGCTGGCTGGCGGAAACCGAGCGCAACCGCGAGCGGCTGGAGCGGCTCGAGCGGGTGGTGGCCGTGGGCCAGATCAGCGGCGCCATGGGCACCTACGCCAACACCGACCCCGAGGTGGAGGCGATCACCTGCCGGCTGCTGGGCCTGGAGCCCGACACCGCCAGCACCCAGGTGATCGGCCGCGACCGCCATGCCGAGTACGTCCAGACCCTGGCCCTGGTGGGCACCTCCCTGGAGCGCTTTTCCACCGAGATCCGCAACCTGCAGCGCTCCGATGTGCTGGAGGTGGAGGAGAACTTCGCCAAGGGGCAGAAGGGCAGCTCGGCCATGCCCCACAAGCGCAACCCGATCCGCAGCGAACGCATCAGCGGCCTGGCCCGGGTGCTGCGCAGCTACACCGTGGCCGCCCTGGAGAACGTGGCCCTCTGGCACGAGCGCGACATCAGCCACAGCTCGGTGGAGCGGATGATGCTGCCCGACTGCTCGGTCACCCTGCATTTCATGCTGCGGGAGATGACCGCCGTGGTGCAGGGGCTGGGGGTGTACCCGGAGAACATGGCCCGCAACATGAACGTCTACGGCGGCGTCGTGTTCAGCCAGCGGGTGCTGCTGGCCCTGGTGGAGGCGGGGCTGAGCCGGGAGGAGGCCTACCGGATCGTGCAGCGCCACGCCCACGCCGCCTGGAACAGCGAAGGGGGCGACTTCCGCGCCAACCTGGCGGGTGATCCTGTGGTGACCAGTCACCTGGGCCCCGATCAGCTGGAGGCCTGCTTCGCCACCGACCTGCACCGGGCGAATCTGGCTGTGATCTGGGAGCGACTGGGGATCTGAGGAAGGCGGCCGCCCTCTAACCGGCCGGCGGCCGCCCTCTTAACCGGCCGGCGGCCGCCCTCTTAACCGGCCGGCGGCCGCTCAGTGGCTGGATCAAGCTTGCCGTTGCCAGCGGCCAGCAGATCCTCGATCTCGCAGACCGGGAAGCGGTTGATGCTCTTGAGCGCCAGGCGCGAGTTGCGGCGCAGCTGCTCGCTGATCGCCTCGCAATAGGGCACCTGGGCCAGCAGGTCGACGGTGCGGCGCAGGATCCGCACCACGTCCCCCTCATCGAGGGAGGTGTTGGCGATCACGTCGTTCCAGCTGGCGCCCCGGGCCCAGGCGTGGACCAGGCCTGTGAGTTCCGGCTCCCACCACACCGGCACCACCACCGAGGCCCGCTCCTGCTGGCGCTGCAGTTCGCGCCGCAGGCCGCGCAGGTCGTGGAGCGCCTCCTCGGAGGCCGGTGGCGGCGGGTAGCCGCACCAGAGATCGGGCCGGTTCACCTCGGTGGAGATGGCCTCGAGCACCGCCGCCAGTTCGGCCGGATCCAGGCCATCGAGGTGGCCGCTCATCAGGGCCAGCCCCAGCCAGAGCTCGTTGTCGCCCCGCAGGGCCGCCACGGTGCGGCCCACCTCGGTGGGCTCCAGCCCCTCCTCGCCATCGAGGGCGCCGAAGTAGCGCAGGATGTCGATCAGGGACAGGAAGGTGTCCCAGTGGCGGTTGGCCCGGTGGTGCAGCAGCCGCTGCCGTTCGCCGATCTCCTCCTCCAGTTCCTCCATGCGGCGGCGGTGCTTCTTGAGGTGCTTGCGGTCGCCCCAGCGGTGGGCCGGGTGGGCCTCCAGCTCCTGCTCCAGCTGCTGCACCCGCTGGCCCTGCTGCTGCACCTCCCCGGCCAGGTCGTAGCGGGGGGTGTGCATGTCGTGGCGGCGGGCCATCGAGGACACCGCCAGGGCCAGGCCGCCGCTGGCGTTGTCGCCGTGGCGCAGCTCGCCTGCGTGGTGCAGCTCCGGCGGCTCCAGCTGGTTCACCTGCAGGCAGCTGAGCTCGGCGTGCAGGGTCACCACCGCGTGGCAGGGCAGCAGGATCCAGACGTTCTCGTCGGTGAGGCAGAGCAGCAGCGGGAACTGGCCGGATCCAGGCACCTTGGCCACGATCACCGCCGGGGTGACCCGGCTGCGCAGGGCCGGCGCCTTGACGCTCACCAGCGTTCCCTCGCTCGCGAACTGCAGGGCCAGGGTGAGCTCGTGGGCCAGGGTCTCCTCGGCCTGCTGCTGCAGGATCCGGTGCAGGCGGCGCTCCTCCCGCAGGCGGCCGCGCACCTTTTCATAGTCCTCAAAGTCGTCCCAGGGCACCTCGCCGCCACTCGATTCCAGGCTGGCGAGCTGGGCCATCAGCTCGGTGATGCGGGATTCGTCCTCGGCCAGATCCAGCCCCGCCAGGTAGCGGCCGAAGCTGCGCTCCACCAGCTCCCGGGCCTTGGCCAGGTCGTAGCGCTGCAGCAGATTGAGCACCATGCCGTAGCTGGGAGTGAACTGGCTCACCAGGGGATCGGCCGGGCTGGTGGCCAGGGCGCCCGCCTCCCTGACCCCTTCGAACCGGCTCTGGACCGTCACCACGTAGCCCTGGGTGTCGAGGCCGCGGCGGCCGGCGCGCCCTGCCATCTGCAGGAATTCGCTGCCCATCAGGGGCCGGTGGCCCCGCTCGGTGCGCTTGGAGAGGGCGGAGATCACGGTGGTGCGGGCGGGCATGTTGATGCCCGCGGCCAGGGTCTCGGTGGCGAACACCACCTTGATCAGCCCCTGCTGGAACAGCTCCTCGATCAGCTCCTTCCAGGCCGGCAGCACGCCGGCGTGGTGGGCGGCGATGCCCCGCAGCAGGGCGTCGGCATGGCCGCCCTCCCGCACCGCCTCGGGGGTCA encodes:
- a CDS encoding allophycocyanin subunit alpha apoprotein, producing MSIVSNSIINADAEARYLSPGELDQIKSFVAGGQRRLRVAQVLAESRERIVKQAGGQLFQKRPDLVSPGGNAYGEEMTASCLRDMDYYLRLVTYGVVAGDVTPIEEIGVIGAREMYRALGTPLEAMAEAVREMKTAATGLLTGSDAEEAGFYFDYVVGALS
- the apcB gene encoding allophycocyanin subunit beta, with amino-acid sequence MQDAITNVINQADVQGLYLDGGSMGRLEQYFASGELRVRAAATISANASAIIKEAVAKALLYSDITRPGGNMYTTRRYAACIRDLDYYLRYATYAMLAGDTSILDERVLNGLKETYNSLGVPIGATVQSIQAMKETTASLVGPDAGREMGVYFDYISSGLGN
- a CDS encoding phycobilisome linker polypeptide; its protein translation is MRLFKITACIPCPDKARSQRELQNTYFTKWVPYHSWFAEQQRIMKQGGRILKVELATGRRQQNCGN
- a CDS encoding FtsW/RodA/SpoVE family cell cycle protein codes for the protein MGHSRIRAAALSTSSPRLLHGRPGAGLMPLPWQQWPAEARLLLGLVALWSLLGLLVLTSASWWVAEREMGDGAYYVKRQAIWLVASWGLLWLAMRTTMRRWLHLAAPALLVGALMVAATLVVGTTVNGASRWLVLGPVQLQPSELIKPFIVLQGAVIFSHWRRIALDQKLLWIGIFGVVILLILKQPNLSTAALLGLLLWLMALAGGLPLTLLLGAAGGGVVLGSVSIMINPYQLARVSSFLDPWRVAQGDGYQLVQSLLAIGSGGVLGSGFGLSTQKLQYLPIQTTDFIFAVFAEEFGYIGSVMLLLFLVIFGFVGLRVALACRSNQHRLVAIGCTTLLVGQSILNIAVASGSMPTTGLPLPMISYGGNSLLSSLFLAGLLLRCSLESSGLEPVRPRRRAQRPAPIG
- a CDS encoding cytochrome c biogenesis CcdA family protein, producing MLSSGLPFADWARSSELLLQGSLSHPGPLTLAVVFSGGLLTSLGPCSLSLLPVTLAYLAGFGTEPQGRAPWQRSVSFAAGIVAALVLLGLASGLMGRLYGRIPGQLPLLVAVVAVVMGLNLLGLVRLPLPAGPDPERWRRLVPAPLAPLAAGLAFGLAATPCTTPVLAVLLAWMAQSGQPLVGMLLLCSFGAGQVLPLLLAGTVAASLPGLLQLRQLGQWVPPISGVVLLASGGLTLLSVLP
- a CDS encoding cytochrome c biogenesis protein ResB — encoded protein: MTSTTTAPWRPLQRLAGWISDLRLAIGLLLIIALASGVGTAIPQKEEAAFYHQLYDPKPWLGLLGGDGVLRLQLDHVYSSGWFLGLLAWLGLSLILCSWRRQWPALQASLRWIDYSSPRQLSKLSVAETFVTAEPVAGLERLEADLRRSGWQIRRQDDRLAARRGVLGRVGPLLVHAGMVVLMVGAAWGALGGQRLERFLAPGRELELLDSRGSTQVTLALDDFRIQRDPAGRPEQFSSSLRLIPPSATAPPTTAAISVNHPLRYRGMTLYQADWSLATISLQLGRSPVLELPLQSFPQLGDQLWGLVLPTRPDGSEPVLLSLTSEQGPVQVFGPDGEALAQLVPGGEAQEVKGLPIRVASVLPASGILLKRDPGVPLVYTGFAIALLGGGLSLVATRQLWAIADGSGGRLHVAGLCNRNLTGFAAELPALLQQLEPQP
- the queF gene encoding preQ(1) synthase, with the translated sequence MASGVADEPQTVTPPYGERAIAEAQLICFPNPRLGRPYEVAIELPEFTCTCPFSGYPDFAVLRLLYQPGPRVLELKALKLYINSYRNRSISHEEAANRILDDLVAACDPAWMQLEADFNPRGNVHTVVRVSHGVRQPC
- a CDS encoding P-II family nitrogen regulator, with product MKKIEAIIRPFKLEDVKIALVNAGIVGMTVSEVRGFGRQKGQVERYRGSEFTVEFLQKLKLEIVVDDERVATVVQAVQDAARTGEIGDGKIFISTVDSVIRIRTGDLDSGAI
- a CDS encoding TlyA family RNA methyltransferase, whose translation is MARKERLDRRLVDLGLVASRQQAQQLIRAGRVRGGGEVLDKPGTEVADSLVLEVEQPPRFVSRGGEKLEGALAVLPIQVEGRVCLDGGISTGGFSDCLLQHGAVRVYGIDVGYGQTAWSLRTDERVVLRERTNLRHLTPEALYGEADPWPDLAVADVSFISLTRVLPALRALLLQGGEALLLVKPQFEVGRQRVGKGGVVRDPAAHADAIATVIAAARELSWHPAGLVASPLTGPAGNHEYLLWLVPPGASGEPPAEGTDWSGRIAALVKDTLAKDRPSKDSLAEG
- the purB gene encoding adenylosuccinate lyase, with the translated sequence MIERYTLPEMGGLWSEEAKFRSWLEVEIAACQANAELGRVPAEAMAAIRDKAAFEVPRILEIEAEVRHDVIAFLTNVNEHVGDAGRYIHVGMTSSDVLDTGLALQLKASVAVLRTELDGLADALRELARAHKDTVMIGRSHAIHGEPITFGFKVAGWLAETERNRERLERLERVVAVGQISGAMGTYANTDPEVEAITCRLLGLEPDTASTQVIGRDRHAEYVQTLALVGTSLERFSTEIRNLQRSDVLEVEENFAKGQKGSSAMPHKRNPIRSERISGLARVLRSYTVAALENVALWHERDISHSSVERMMLPDCSVTLHFMLREMTAVVQGLGVYPENMARNMNVYGGVVFSQRVLLALVEAGLSREEAYRIVQRHAHAAWNSEGGDFRANLAGDPVVTSHLGPDQLEACFATDLHRANLAVIWERLGI
- a CDS encoding RNA helicase, giving the protein MLDRPDVGSTTRVDGASDGAIGSDVTGSSRAVNNPVPPVQELFPFPLDDFQLEAIDSLNQGHSVVVSAPTGSGKTLVGEYAIHRALAHGQKVFYTTPLKALSNQKLRDFRHQFGHEKVGLLTGDLSLNREAQVVVMTTEIFRNMLYAEIDHLDDDPLADVEAVVLDECHYMNDTQRGTVWEESIIHCPSRVQLVALSATVANAGQLTDWIERVHGPTRLIHSDFRPVPLAFSFCSAKGLHPLLNDEGTGLHPNCKVWRPPKSTRRKGPKEPRPPQPEAPPIGFVVAQMAEREMLPAIYFIFSRRNCDRSVRDLAKVCLVNAEEQARIRQRLEAFMAVTPEAVREGGHADALLRGIAAHHAGVLPAWKELIEELFQQGLIKVVFATETLAAGINMPARTTVISALSKRTERGHRPLMGSEFLQMAGRAGRRGLDTQGYVVTVQSRFEGVREAGALATSPADPLVSQFTPSYGMVLNLLQRYDLAKARELVERSFGRYLAGLDLAEDESRITELMAQLASLESSGGEVPWDDFEDYEKVRGRLREERRLHRILQQQAEETLAHELTLALQFASEGTLVSVKAPALRSRVTPAVIVAKVPGSGQFPLLLCLTDENVWILLPCHAVVTLHAELSCLQVNQLEPPELHHAGELRHGDNASGGLALAVSSMARRHDMHTPRYDLAGEVQQQGQRVQQLEQELEAHPAHRWGDRKHLKKHRRRMEELEEEIGERQRLLHHRANRHWDTFLSLIDILRYFGALDGEEGLEPTEVGRTVAALRGDNELWLGLALMSGHLDGLDPAELAAVLEAISTEVNRPDLWCGYPPPPASEEALHDLRGLRRELQRQQERASVVVPVWWEPELTGLVHAWARGASWNDVIANTSLDEGDVVRILRRTVDLLAQVPYCEAISEQLRRNSRLALKSINRFPVCEIEDLLAAGNGKLDPATERPPAG